In a genomic window of Quercus lobata isolate SW786 chromosome 4, ValleyOak3.0 Primary Assembly, whole genome shotgun sequence:
- the LOC115987222 gene encoding transcription factor bHLH10-like: MYEETACFDPNPMTEGTISVDGFSVPLPNNNFEVRLSMEELSYHHHNNHTPCHEDVAIDMGLQQHLAFNIDNNNNTTTDLNNNTQLIDNSYNLHEMQGMDSFNYHQQQQHQIDIQNGHQGFDCSSYPATTPDLLNLFNMPRCSASTFMPNSSITFSNPTLQNPTNNYPSSFLGGEVPTVTDSPSGGSVYYDPVFHLNHLPQQPPLFRELFQSLPNGYTLPGSRNGSLFATTGVVVDDTEGCVYQDDGDARQFENVLEFTGKARDGETKHFATERHRRQHLNQKYTALRSLVPNPTKTDRASVVGDAIEYIKELLRTVNELKLLVEKKRCGRERSKRLKTESEYGSGDLENCSMKPLGGDTDQSYNGSLRSSWLQRKSKDTEVDVRIIDDEVTIKLVQRKNNCLLFVSKVLDDLQLDLHHVAGGHIGDFYSFLFNTKIYEGSSVYASAIANKLIEVVDKQCAAIQPTSSY; encoded by the exons ATGTACGAGGAGACTGCTTGCTTTGATCCAAACCCCATGACAGAAGGTACAATATCAGTGGATGGGTTTTCTGTCCCACTCCCAAACAACAACTTTGAAGTCAGGCTCTCAATGGAGGAGCTCTCTTACCATCACCATAACAACCACACCCCTTGCCATGAAGATGTTGCTATCGATATGGGGCTCCAACAGCACCTAGCATTCAACatagacaacaacaacaacacaacaaCCGATCTTAACAATAATACCCAATTGATTGACAACTCATACAACCTCCACGAGATGCAAGGCATGGATAGTTTCAACTATCATCAGCAACAACAGCACCAAATCGACATCCAAAATGGGCACCAAGGCTTTGATTGTAGTTCCTATCCGGCGACAACACCGGACCTTCTCAATCTTTTCAACATGCCCAGATGTTCAGCTTCAACTTTCATGCCTAATTCATCCATAACCTTCTCAAACCCAACTCTCCAGAATCCCACAAACAATTATCCAAGCAGTTTTCTTGGAGGAGAAGTTCCAACAGTAACAGATAGCCCCTCTGGTGGGTCTGTTTACTATGACCCAGTTTTCCATTTAAACCACCTGCCCCAACAGCCTCCTTTGTTCAGGGAATTGTTTCAGTCTCTACCCAATGGCTACACCTTGCCTGGCTCAAGAAATGGTTCCTTGTTTGCCACAACTGGAGTAGTAGTTGATGACACAGAGGGTTGTGTGTACCAAGATGATGGGGATGCGAGGCAGTTTGAGAATGTCCTGGAGTTCACTGGAAAAGCCAGAGATGGAGAGACAAAACACTTTGCAACTGAGCGCCATAGGAGACAACACTTGAACCAGAAATACACGGCCCTGAGAAGCCTTGTCCCTAACCCTACTAAG ACTGATAGGGCATCTGTGGTGGGAGATGCCATAGAATATATCAAAGAGCTTTTGAGGACAGTCAATGAGTTAAAATTGCTGGTAGAGAAAAAGAGATgtgggagagagagaagcaagAGGCTTAAGACCGAATCTGAGTATGGGTCTGGGGATTTGGAGAACTGTAGCATGAAGCCACTTGGTGGTGACACTGACCAGTCCTACAATGGGTCTTTGAGAAGCTCATGGCTTCAGAGAAAATCCAAAGACACTGAGGTTGATGTTCGTATCATTGACGATGAGGTTACCATCAAGCTAGTTCAGCGTAAGAACAATTGCTTGCTATTTGTGTCCAAAGTCCTCGACGACCTTCAGCTTGATCTTCACCATGTTGCTGGAGGCCACATTGGTGATTTCTACAGCTTCTTATTCAACACCAAG ATATATGAAGGGTCTTCTGTATATGCAAGTGCTATAGCCAACAAGCTGATTGAGGTTGTGGACAAACAGTGTGCAGCAATTCAACCTACCAGTAGCTATTAG